The following are encoded together in the Deinococcus soli (ex Cha et al. 2016) genome:
- a CDS encoding class I SAM-dependent methyltransferase, translated as MPHSPSSSWAAPFYDVQEALTGCYSAEPHPSHAGQVRGLRAQFPQASTLLELGAGGGQFAVTAAQAGLTVTALELRASAAGHAQQLARQRGVPLEVVQESFYTADLTGPFDLIVYWDGFGIGTDDEQRQLLRRVAGWLAPGGHAVLDVYTPWYWARHAGFTRRTETCTQVYGFDAPGCRMTDTYTGQDGVEHTQSLRCYSPQDLSLLLTGTGLHLAAAEPGGQFDPDTSQWHPQAEWHRCMTFQAVLTHADRG; from the coding sequence ATGCCGCATTCACCGTCCTCTTCGTGGGCCGCGCCCTTTTACGACGTTCAGGAGGCCCTGACCGGGTGTTACTCCGCCGAGCCGCATCCCAGTCATGCCGGGCAGGTGCGGGGGCTGCGCGCGCAGTTCCCGCAGGCGTCCACGCTGCTGGAACTCGGGGCGGGCGGGGGTCAGTTCGCGGTGACGGCGGCGCAGGCCGGGTTGACCGTCACCGCGCTGGAGCTGCGCGCCTCGGCCGCCGGGCACGCCCAGCAGCTGGCCCGGCAGCGCGGCGTCCCGCTGGAGGTCGTGCAGGAGAGCTTCTACACTGCCGATCTGACCGGCCCGTTCGACCTGATCGTGTACTGGGACGGGTTCGGTATCGGTACGGACGATGAGCAGCGGCAGCTGCTGCGCCGGGTCGCCGGGTGGCTCGCACCGGGCGGGCACGCGGTGCTGGACGTGTACACGCCGTGGTACTGGGCCCGGCATGCGGGCTTCACCCGCCGCACCGAGACCTGCACGCAGGTGTACGGCTTCGACGCGCCCGGCTGCCGCATGACGGACACGTACACCGGCCAGGACGGGGTCGAGCACACGCAGTCGCTGCGCTGCTACTCCCCGCAGGATCTGAGCCTGCTGCTGACCGGAACCGGCCTGCATCTGGCGGCAGCCGAACCGGGAGGCCAGTTCGATCCGGACACCAGTCAGTGGCACCCGCAGGCCGAATGGCACCGCTGCATGACCTTCCAGGCAGTCCTCACGCACGCAGACCGGGGCTGA
- a CDS encoding glycoside hydrolase family 26 protein, translated as MPAVTLSHGRPDQRTPRHPRGLHEWILTAALGGLVALPSAQAAPLPSCGVFGLTVNSPAVLDAVERKLGCTFGAVRWFQDWNTPFNQAYARTLSSQGRELELSWQPRVGLASGVRGVPYRDIAAGRHDAYLRQFARDIRRGGVTVRVTFAPEMNGNWGAYQLTRSNTPTDFVRAWRRIVNVFRTEKAPVRWVWTPNILYPDMPSSYRALYPGGEWVHEVGLDGYNWGTTNPWNRWLSFRATFAASYRELKLVAGNKPVQLGELASVEQGGSKAAWIRDMCAALPGFGQIRRAFWFHLQDGRVDWRITTSQAALDAFRRCVRSRR; from the coding sequence ATGCCTGCTGTCACCCTGTCTCACGGCCGTCCGGACCAACGCACGCCACGTCACCCACGTGGCCTTCATGAGTGGATTCTGACGGCGGCCCTGGGGGGTCTGGTCGCCCTGCCGTCCGCGCAGGCGGCGCCCCTGCCGTCCTGCGGCGTATTCGGGCTGACCGTGAACAGTCCCGCCGTGCTGGACGCCGTGGAACGCAAACTGGGCTGCACGTTCGGCGCAGTCCGCTGGTTTCAGGACTGGAACACGCCGTTCAATCAGGCGTACGCCCGCACCCTGAGCAGCCAGGGGCGGGAGCTGGAACTGTCGTGGCAGCCGCGCGTGGGCCTGGCGTCCGGCGTGCGGGGCGTGCCGTACCGCGACATTGCCGCCGGACGACACGACGCGTATCTGCGGCAGTTCGCGCGGGACATCCGGCGCGGCGGCGTGACGGTCCGCGTGACCTTCGCGCCGGAGATGAACGGCAACTGGGGCGCGTACCAGCTGACCCGCAGCAACACCCCCACCGACTTCGTGCGGGCCTGGCGGCGGATCGTGAACGTGTTCCGCACCGAGAAGGCCCCCGTTCGGTGGGTGTGGACGCCGAACATCCTGTACCCCGACATGCCCAGCTCGTACCGGGCGCTGTACCCGGGGGGCGAATGGGTGCACGAGGTCGGCCTGGACGGGTACAACTGGGGTACCACCAATCCCTGGAACCGCTGGCTGAGTTTCCGCGCCACCTTCGCCGCGTCGTACCGGGAACTGAAACTCGTGGCGGGGAATAAACCCGTGCAGCTGGGTGAACTGGCCAGCGTGGAGCAGGGCGGCAGCAAGGCCGCGTGGATCCGGGACATGTGCGCGGCCCTGCCGGGTTTCGGGCAGATCCGCCGGGCGTTCTGGTTCCACCTGCAAGACGGCCGTGTCGACTGGCGCATCACGACCAGCCAGGCGGCGCTGGACGCCTTCCGCCGCTGCGTCCGCTCGCGCCGCTGA
- a CDS encoding N-acetylmannosamine-6-phosphate 2-epimerase, whose translation MNDVLWRLRGALIVSVQADDGSPMRDTGIIAAMSRAALLGGARGLRLRSPEDIRAVRALTDVPLLGLTKQAQPGSPVYITATPGEVRAVAQAGADIVAFDGTDLPRPYAVADLIAEAHACGARAMADISTLAEAHAAYAAGADIVGTTMSGYTPHSPQQAGPDFELMRALVGAGLPFIAEGRLNTPELAARALATGAHAVVVGSAITRPDHVTRWFAQALGASGDRSS comes from the coding sequence GTGAATGACGTGCTTTGGCGCCTGCGGGGCGCCCTGATCGTGAGTGTGCAGGCGGACGACGGCAGCCCCATGCGGGACACGGGGATCATCGCGGCCATGAGCCGCGCGGCGCTGCTGGGCGGCGCCCGGGGCCTGCGGCTACGCAGCCCGGAGGACATCCGGGCGGTGCGGGCCCTGACGGACGTGCCGCTCCTCGGGTTGACGAAGCAGGCGCAGCCGGGCTCGCCGGTGTACATCACGGCCACACCGGGAGAGGTGCGCGCGGTGGCCCAGGCCGGGGCGGACATCGTGGCGTTCGACGGGACGGACCTGCCCCGCCCCTACGCGGTGGCGGACCTGATCGCCGAGGCGCACGCCTGCGGGGCGCGGGCCATGGCGGACATCAGCACCCTGGCAGAGGCCCACGCGGCCTACGCGGCGGGTGCCGACATCGTGGGCACCACCATGAGCGGGTACACGCCGCACAGCCCGCAGCAGGCGGGGCCAGACTTCGAGCTGATGCGCGCCCTGGTCGGGGCGGGGCTGCCGTTCATCGCGGAGGGCCGCCTGAACACGCCGGAACTGGCCGCGCGGGCACTGGCGACCGGCGCGCACGCGGTGGTGGTGGGCAGCGCGATCACCCGCCCGGATCATGTGACGCGCTGGTTCGCGCAGGCGCTCGGGGCGTCGGGTGACCGGTCAAGCTGA
- a CDS encoding glycoside hydrolase family 16 protein codes for MTIQRTAAAALLGLWLTACNDLSTPQASGATLRPAATTWTETFDTLDSTRWIRSSWPGFWQAPGLTGGFDPALASVKGGHLLLTLNVQSCATGLCARAAEVQSTQTFGFGRYTYRFRAASTSASPTKSGKVLSGNISGAFSYVDGSATEIDLEIEGNRPKTLNAAVWNTVNSKSYGVLPTGVTFGQSFQTLTYEWRPDRVTYFLNGAKVWETTQNVPQQAAHIMLNVWPTNSAAWGGAATTGTVYMLVDSIQYEAF; via the coding sequence ATGACCATCCAACGAACCGCCGCCGCCGCCCTGCTGGGCCTGTGGCTCACCGCGTGCAACGATCTGTCCACCCCCCAGGCCAGCGGCGCCACGCTGCGTCCAGCCGCCACCACCTGGACCGAGACCTTCGACACGCTGGACAGCACCCGCTGGATCCGCTCCAGCTGGCCAGGGTTCTGGCAGGCGCCCGGCCTGACCGGAGGGTTCGACCCGGCGCTGGCCAGCGTGAAAGGCGGCCACCTGCTGCTGACCCTGAACGTTCAGTCCTGCGCGACCGGCCTGTGCGCCCGCGCCGCCGAGGTCCAGAGCACCCAGACCTTCGGTTTCGGGCGGTACACCTACCGCTTCCGCGCGGCCAGCACCAGCGCCAGCCCCACCAAGAGCGGCAAGGTCCTCAGCGGCAACATCAGCGGAGCGTTCAGCTACGTGGACGGCAGCGCCACAGAGATCGACCTGGAAATCGAGGGCAACCGCCCCAAGACCCTGAACGCCGCCGTGTGGAACACCGTGAACAGCAAGAGCTACGGCGTGCTGCCCACCGGCGTCACCTTCGGTCAGAGCTTCCAGACCCTGACCTACGAGTGGCGCCCGGACCGCGTCACGTACTTCCTGAACGGCGCGAAGGTCTGGGAGACCACCCAGAACGTCCCGCAGCAGGCCGCGCACATCATGCTGAACGTGTGGCCCACGAACAGCGCCGCGTGGGGTGGCGCCGCCACGACCGGCACCGTGTACATGCTGGTGGATTCCATCCAGTACGAGGCGTTCTGA
- a CDS encoding beta-N-acetylhexosaminidase: MKQHVSGLGALLISLSLHAAATPVTLTPAAEARVQTPFAALVPQPKAATFPNGTLPLSGLGVRVVGTAPELGWAARDLRAEWKTRLGLTLGDAAAGAKGIVIGTLADADLAARTKAAGLTPSGPEAYALWVDDGGAFVVGADARGAYLGAQTLRQLLTPAGLRYARITDAPALRQRVAMIYLDQYSKGVNDALIPMLAALKYNAVLVMSNYVQWDTAKAGGFAHPGGASKAEARRVAELARSYGLEVIPLIETLSHAGWMFYGGKNLDLRQDPDSQNPWAYDTLNPATYDRVILPILKEAVEVFGPKVVHLGHDEVRNRDRFPARENGKAVGFETLFVNDVVKLHGYLKGLGVDSMIWHDTAFADAVIGTLPARLPKDLQVAYWNYAPGNSFSMLGTIQKLGFPTFGASWSDPGNAEGHAQAAAGLGAQGMIQTRWTGYFGNPSIWDGNADQGTPFVRAAGAFWNPAAPPVRDAELRYRDLYQPTPYRAESGATVDLSPVVTRALADEDGSGWIGKGRDIDLRNLRGGVQRLGAYLFDVRGAVMLRGSRASVKTLPERATADLNRRARALAFLHATGWPAATNREKVGQYEIEYEGGSKITQPLEYGRHIRAWTDTAPTSMIPAPGWNGVTGEGLNVAVPVLEWVNPRPDQVIRSVTLVSAGGNANPALLGLTVLGD; encoded by the coding sequence ATGAAACAGCACGTATCGGGCCTGGGGGCCCTGTTGATCAGCCTGAGCCTGCACGCGGCGGCGACGCCCGTGACCCTCACCCCGGCAGCAGAGGCGCGTGTGCAGACGCCGTTCGCGGCGCTCGTACCACAGCCGAAGGCGGCAACCTTCCCGAACGGCACGCTGCCCCTGAGCGGGCTGGGCGTGCGCGTGGTGGGGACGGCGCCGGAGCTGGGCTGGGCCGCGCGGGACCTGCGCGCCGAGTGGAAAACCCGACTGGGCCTGACTCTGGGCGACGCCGCAGCCGGGGCAAAGGGCATCGTGATCGGCACGCTGGCGGACGCCGATCTGGCCGCCCGCACCAAGGCGGCGGGCCTGACGCCCAGTGGACCGGAAGCCTACGCGCTCTGGGTGGACGACGGGGGCGCATTCGTGGTGGGCGCGGACGCGCGCGGCGCGTACCTGGGCGCGCAGACCCTGCGGCAGCTCCTGACGCCCGCCGGGCTGCGTTACGCCCGCATCACCGACGCGCCCGCCCTGCGCCAGCGCGTGGCGATGATCTACCTCGACCAGTACAGCAAGGGGGTGAACGACGCCCTGATCCCCATGCTGGCCGCCCTGAAGTACAACGCGGTGCTCGTCATGAGCAACTACGTGCAGTGGGACACGGCGAAAGCGGGGGGCTTCGCGCATCCCGGCGGGGCCAGCAAGGCCGAGGCGCGGCGCGTGGCGGAACTGGCCCGCAGCTACGGCCTGGAGGTCATCCCCCTGATCGAGACGCTGTCTCACGCGGGCTGGATGTTCTACGGCGGCAAGAACCTCGACCTGCGGCAGGACCCGGACAGCCAGAACCCCTGGGCGTACGACACGCTGAACCCCGCCACCTACGACCGCGTGATCCTCCCCATCCTGAAGGAGGCCGTGGAGGTCTTCGGGCCGAAGGTCGTTCACCTGGGGCACGACGAGGTCCGCAACCGCGACCGCTTCCCCGCCCGCGAGAACGGCAAGGCGGTGGGGTTCGAGACGCTGTTCGTGAACGACGTGGTGAAACTCCACGGGTACCTCAAGGGACTGGGCGTGGACAGCATGATCTGGCACGACACCGCCTTCGCGGACGCCGTGATCGGCACGCTGCCCGCCCGCCTGCCGAAGGACCTGCAGGTGGCGTACTGGAACTACGCGCCGGGGAACAGCTTCTCCATGCTGGGCACCATCCAGAAACTGGGCTTCCCCACCTTCGGGGCCAGCTGGTCCGATCCGGGCAACGCCGAGGGGCACGCGCAGGCCGCCGCCGGGCTGGGCGCGCAGGGCATGATCCAGACCCGCTGGACCGGGTACTTCGGGAACCCCAGCATCTGGGACGGAAACGCCGACCAGGGCACGCCGTTCGTCCGCGCGGCGGGCGCCTTCTGGAACCCGGCCGCGCCGCCCGTGAGGGACGCGGAACTGCGCTACCGCGACCTCTACCAGCCCACCCCCTACCGCGCCGAGAGCGGCGCCACGGTGGACCTCTCCCCCGTCGTCACGCGCGCCCTGGCCGACGAGGACGGCAGCGGCTGGATCGGCAAGGGCCGGGACATCGACCTGCGCAACCTCAGGGGCGGCGTGCAGCGGCTGGGCGCGTACCTGTTCGACGTCCGGGGCGCCGTGATGCTGCGCGGCAGCCGCGCCAGCGTCAAGACCCTGCCCGAGCGCGCCACGGCAGACCTGAACCGCAGGGCCCGCGCCCTGGCGTTCCTGCACGCCACCGGCTGGCCCGCCGCCACCAACCGCGAGAAGGTCGGTCAGTATGAGATCGAATACGAAGGCGGGTCAAAGATCACGCAGCCGCTGGAGTATGGGCGGCACATCCGCGCCTGGACGGACACCGCACCCACCAGCATGATCCCCGCCCCCGGCTGGAACGGCGTGACCGGCGAGGGCCTGAACGTCGCCGTCCCCGTCCTCGAATGGGTGAATCCCAGGCCCGACCAGGTCATCCGCTCAGTGACGCTGGTCAGCGCGGGCGGCAACGCCAACCCCGCCCTGCTGGGCCTGACGGTCCTGGGCGACTGA
- the nagZ gene encoding beta-N-acetylhexosaminidase, producing the protein MSPTLHSPLSSGALVMVDIPGPTLDDDTAAYLRRHGVRSVCLFRKNVESETQLSGLCADLRAVMGEHALIALDHEGGAILRPLFWPFAPGAMSLGAAGDEALTTDVSAALARQLRSVGINWNFAPVLDVNVNPANPVIGERAFGAEVELVTRMGRAALVGHDRAGVAACVKHFPGHGDTSLDSHLALPRVDKPREDLEAGEFAPFRDLLPVTPAVMTAHIIYPALDPARPATLSRAVLTGLLREEWAYDGVIVTDSMGMKAIDDHYGRGEAGVMALQAGADLVMALGRREAQEATLDAIQAALDSGALDAAQMRASVHRLEILAARYPAQADDTLDPQADAALLESAWARGLSAYRQPVAPAPGSRVLLVAQAKVPRENVSEASVDARTLADDLRGVYDVHLHAFEDPAHLDWNALRAHGLPVILATTSRHRHAALRGVRPDLHLALYNPYAALDVDAPALVTYGFQPEARRAALRWLSGDLSATGTLPFPA; encoded by the coding sequence GTGAGCCCAACCCTGCACAGCCCCCTGTCCAGCGGCGCGCTGGTGATGGTGGACATCCCCGGCCCCACCCTGGACGACGACACCGCCGCGTACCTGCGCCGTCACGGCGTCCGCAGCGTGTGCCTGTTTCGCAAGAACGTGGAGTCCGAGACGCAGCTCTCGGGCCTGTGTGCAGACCTGCGTGCCGTGATGGGCGAGCACGCGCTGATCGCCCTAGACCACGAGGGCGGCGCGATCCTGCGCCCGCTGTTCTGGCCGTTCGCCCCGGGCGCCATGAGCCTGGGCGCCGCGGGCGACGAGGCGCTGACGACGGACGTGAGTGCCGCCCTGGCGCGGCAGCTGCGCAGCGTGGGCATCAACTGGAATTTCGCGCCGGTGCTGGACGTGAACGTGAACCCCGCGAACCCGGTGATCGGCGAGCGGGCCTTCGGCGCCGAGGTGGAGCTGGTGACCCGCATGGGCCGCGCGGCGCTGGTTGGGCACGACCGCGCGGGCGTGGCGGCCTGCGTGAAGCACTTCCCCGGGCACGGGGACACCAGCCTGGACAGCCACCTCGCCCTGCCCCGCGTGGATAAACCCAGGGAAGACCTGGAGGCCGGGGAGTTCGCGCCGTTCCGCGACCTGCTGCCCGTCACGCCCGCCGTGATGACCGCGCACATCATCTACCCGGCGCTGGACCCCGCGCGGCCCGCCACACTGTCCCGCGCGGTGCTGACCGGGCTGCTGCGCGAGGAGTGGGCCTATGACGGAGTCATCGTGACGGACTCCATGGGCATGAAGGCCATCGACGACCACTACGGGCGGGGCGAGGCCGGGGTAATGGCGCTCCAGGCGGGCGCGGATCTGGTCATGGCCCTGGGGCGCCGCGAGGCGCAGGAGGCGACCCTGGACGCCATTCAGGCCGCGCTCGACAGTGGCGCTCTGGACGCCGCGCAGATGAGGGCCAGCGTGCACCGCCTGGAGATCCTGGCCGCCCGCTACCCCGCGCAGGCCGACGACACCCTGGACCCCCAGGCGGACGCGGCGCTGCTGGAAAGCGCCTGGGCGCGCGGCCTGAGCGCGTACCGACAGCCGGTCGCCCCGGCGCCGGGCTCACGCGTCCTGCTGGTCGCGCAGGCGAAAGTCCCCCGCGAGAACGTCAGCGAGGCCAGCGTGGACGCGCGGACCCTCGCTGATGACCTGCGCGGCGTGTACGACGTGCACCTGCACGCCTTCGAGGACCCGGCCCACCTGGACTGGAACGCCCTGCGCGCCCACGGCCTCCCGGTGATCCTGGCCACCACCTCCCGCCACCGGCACGCCGCGCTGCGCGGGGTCCGCCCGGACCTGCACCTCGCGCTGTACAACCCTTACGCCGCGCTGGACGTGGACGCCCCCGCGCTGGTGACCTACGGGTTCCAGCCGGAAGCCCGTCGGGCCGCGCTGCGCTGGCTGAGCGGGGACCTATCCGCGACCGGCACGCTGCCCTTCCCGGCCTGA
- a CDS encoding ABC transporter substrate-binding protein — protein sequence MKYRALTTLITAAMLGGAASAQKTQLEFWTISLAPLFNDEMNRLVAQFEKENPTVELKWVDVPATAMEQKLLASVAAGRPPAAVNLSSDMTVKLVQQGALEALDLSAAQKKLYFASPLNTFTYDGKVMGVPWYWAPKVVAYNTEIFRKAGLDPANPPRTIQTLIAAAKQIKDKTGMYGFMPNINGISMLYVFQEAGLPILDKSGSKAVFNSAEHVKVLQTYVDLYKKGYIPEDTMRRGFTAATELYSAGKLGMLITGPQFILRVQNDNKAIFDQTRVAPYPINIAGNVIHTGLMGFMVPKGVRDKALAQKLALFLTNDVNQLQFSKVTKTTFPSTVKASTDKFFKQGGADAVSQGRLVASTELKRAKDLTLVYPDASKLNKVFKDNIEAAMAGQKSAKQALDDIVKAWNASL from the coding sequence ATGAAATACCGCGCCCTCACCACCCTGATTACCGCCGCGATGCTCGGCGGGGCCGCCTCCGCGCAGAAGACCCAGCTGGAATTCTGGACGATCAGCCTCGCGCCGCTGTTCAACGACGAGATGAACCGTCTGGTCGCGCAGTTCGAGAAGGAAAATCCCACCGTGGAACTGAAGTGGGTGGACGTGCCCGCCACCGCCATGGAGCAGAAACTGCTGGCGTCCGTGGCCGCCGGTCGCCCGCCCGCCGCCGTGAACCTCAGCAGCGACATGACCGTGAAGCTCGTGCAGCAGGGCGCGCTGGAGGCCCTGGACCTGAGCGCCGCGCAGAAGAAGCTGTACTTCGCCAGCCCGCTGAACACCTTCACGTACGACGGGAAGGTCATGGGCGTGCCGTGGTACTGGGCGCCGAAGGTCGTGGCGTACAACACCGAGATCTTCCGCAAGGCGGGCCTGGATCCTGCCAACCCGCCCCGCACCATCCAGACGCTGATCGCCGCGGCGAAGCAGATCAAGGACAAGACCGGCATGTACGGCTTCATGCCGAACATCAACGGGATCAGCATGCTGTACGTGTTCCAGGAGGCGGGCCTGCCCATCCTGGACAAGAGCGGCAGCAAGGCCGTGTTCAACAGCGCCGAACACGTCAAGGTGCTCCAGACGTACGTGGACCTGTACAAGAAGGGCTACATCCCCGAGGACACCATGCGCCGCGGCTTCACGGCCGCCACCGAGCTGTACTCGGCCGGGAAGCTGGGCATGCTGATCACGGGCCCGCAGTTCATCCTGCGCGTGCAGAACGACAACAAGGCCATCTTCGATCAGACGCGCGTGGCGCCGTACCCGATCAACATTGCCGGAAACGTCATCCACACCGGCCTGATGGGTTTCATGGTGCCCAAGGGCGTGCGGGACAAGGCGCTGGCGCAGAAGCTCGCGCTGTTCCTCACGAATGACGTGAACCAGCTGCAGTTCAGCAAGGTCACGAAGACGACCTTCCCCAGCACCGTGAAGGCCAGCACCGACAAGTTCTTCAAGCAGGGCGGCGCGGACGCCGTCAGCCAGGGCCGCCTCGTGGCGTCCACGGAACTCAAGCGCGCCAAGGACCTGACGCTGGTGTACCCGGACGCCAGCAAACTGAACAAGGTCTTCAAGGACAACATCGAGGCGGCGATGGCCGGGCAGAAGAGCGCCAAGCAGGCGCTGGACGACATCGTGAAGGCCTGGAACGCCAGCCTGTAA
- the typA gene encoding translational GTPase TypA, which translates to MEYRNIAIIAHVDHGKTTLVDGLLKQTLKLGHGEEIAERAMDSNDLERERGITILAKNTAVEYNGVKINIVDTPGHADFGGEVERVLGMVDGCLVLVDAAEGPMPQTRFVLRKAIELGLKPIVVINKIDRNDARPEEVVNLTFDLMAELGANDDQLDFPILYAIAREGKAYKDLNAPTEDMHELFDMVLEHIPAPKVDLDAPFQMLVTNLDYNEYLGRIVLGRVNRGVVKKGEFVQLMHKDGTMTKTRVVQPFTHMGLRRIEIDQVGAGDIVALAGIEDAQIGETVADLADPEALPIITVDEPTVSMIFQPNTSPFAGKEGKYVTSRHINDRLKREVMTNVSLKVEEIRPDEFKVSGRGELHLSILLETMRREGYEVQVGAPQVIIREIDGEKHEPIEHLVIDVPEQHSSTVIGVLGARKGQMVNMEPQGTRTRVEFKIPSRALFGFRTQFLSMTQGEGIMSHIFDGYAPWAGELKTRQNGSLVSMEDGVAFAYSIWKLQDRGSFFIDAGQDVYVGMIVGENAREQDMNVNVCKNKKLTNVRSSGADEALTLIPPKRMSLEDALEYISEDELVELTPQSIRLRKKVLNPSFRK; encoded by the coding sequence ATGGAATACCGCAACATCGCCATCATCGCCCACGTCGACCACGGCAAGACCACGCTCGTCGACGGCCTGCTCAAGCAGACCCTGAAACTCGGCCACGGTGAGGAAATTGCCGAGCGCGCCATGGACAGTAACGACCTCGAACGCGAGCGCGGCATCACCATTCTCGCGAAAAACACCGCCGTCGAGTACAACGGCGTGAAGATCAACATCGTCGACACCCCCGGCCACGCCGACTTCGGCGGGGAGGTCGAGCGCGTCCTCGGCATGGTCGACGGCTGCCTGGTGCTCGTGGACGCCGCCGAAGGCCCCATGCCCCAGACCCGCTTCGTGCTGCGCAAGGCCATCGAACTGGGCCTCAAGCCCATCGTGGTCATCAACAAGATCGACCGCAACGACGCCCGCCCCGAGGAGGTCGTGAACCTCACCTTCGACCTGATGGCCGAACTCGGCGCGAACGACGACCAGCTGGACTTCCCGATCCTGTACGCCATCGCCCGCGAAGGCAAGGCCTACAAGGACCTGAACGCCCCCACCGAGGACATGCACGAACTGTTCGACATGGTGCTCGAGCACATCCCGGCCCCCAAGGTCGACCTGGACGCCCCCTTCCAGATGCTCGTCACGAACCTTGACTACAACGAGTACCTGGGCCGCATCGTGCTGGGCCGCGTCAACCGCGGGGTCGTCAAGAAGGGTGAATTCGTCCAGCTGATGCACAAAGACGGCACCATGACCAAGACCCGCGTCGTGCAGCCCTTCACCCACATGGGCCTGCGCCGCATCGAGATCGACCAGGTGGGCGCCGGTGACATCGTCGCCCTGGCCGGCATCGAGGACGCGCAGATCGGCGAGACCGTCGCCGACCTCGCCGACCCCGAGGCGCTGCCCATCATCACCGTGGACGAACCCACCGTGAGCATGATCTTCCAGCCGAACACCAGCCCGTTTGCCGGCAAGGAAGGCAAGTACGTCACCAGCCGTCACATCAACGACCGCCTCAAGCGCGAAGTGATGACCAACGTGTCCCTGAAGGTCGAGGAAATCCGCCCCGACGAATTCAAGGTCAGCGGCCGCGGCGAACTGCACCTCTCGATCCTCCTGGAAACCATGCGCCGCGAAGGCTACGAAGTGCAGGTCGGCGCGCCCCAGGTCATCATCCGCGAGATCGACGGCGAGAAGCACGAACCCATCGAACACCTCGTGATCGACGTGCCCGAACAGCACTCCAGCACCGTCATCGGCGTCCTCGGCGCCCGCAAGGGCCAGATGGTCAACATGGAACCCCAGGGCACCCGCACCCGCGTGGAATTCAAGATTCCCAGCCGCGCCCTGTTCGGCTTCCGCACCCAGTTCCTGAGCATGACGCAGGGCGAAGGCATCATGAGTCACATCTTCGACGGGTACGCCCCGTGGGCCGGTGAACTCAAGACCCGCCAGAACGGCTCGCTGGTCAGCATGGAAGACGGCGTCGCGTTCGCGTACTCCATCTGGAAACTCCAGGACCGCGGCAGCTTCTTCATCGACGCCGGTCAGGACGTGTACGTCGGCATGATCGTCGGCGAGAACGCCCGCGAGCAGGACATGAACGTGAACGTCTGCAAGAACAAGAAGCTCACGAACGTCCGCTCCAGCGGCGCCGACGAGGCCCTGACCCTGATCCCCCCCAAGCGCATGAGCCTGGAAGACGCCCTGGAGTACATCAGCGAGGACGAACTCGTCGAACTGACCCCCCAGAGCATCCGCCTGCGCAAGAAAGTCCTGAACCCCAGCTTCCGCAAGTAA